Within the Plasmodium relictum strain SGS1 genome assembly, chromosome: 12 genome, the region atctgttgataaaaacaatattttaattctCTTTACTTTACCAGATCAAATTTATAAGAGTGATTTAGATTTGTATCTcaatgataattttaatggagaataaaaaaaataaaaggcaaaaaaaaaagttaattcaCTTCctcttttatattaaaattgctattaaaatatatatatatatatatctatatatatctataattaattttttatgtataatttgtaaaagaaaaataattattcctCAAAATTAAATTTCATTAAAGATGGTGCATTGTCTCTACATTATAGCACCATCATAttgatttataaaatataattgctttaaattattataattttttatagtcataaaatatgtatataagtatatatatttttatgaaactTTGTTtattgcattttttttttttagatatacatgaattattttaatatatttttttaaattaactataaaagataaaacatatggattttattaattataatttaaaaaaaaaaagaattaaaaataaaaaaaaaatagaatatttggaaaaattaaaaaaaataattttactaattttctttaaaatacgTTTTAtgagtaataataaaaaaaaaaaaaaaaaaaaaaaaagtaatataaaggttacaaaaacataaaaatatatatataagttgctatttattttattaatattttttatttacaagatttctattataaataatgtacaatattttctatatctttattatcaCTAATAATAGATGTTTCATTGAAATTATTTAAGTTTTCAAGTTGTGACTTTTCTCTTTGCAAGGTAAGATTTTTCATTTCCACTCTTCTATTTGGGGATAATCTATCTAACTCttcaattaatttttttttctttttcaaaattttgcTTGTTCTTCCCCGATaagatttatatttaaatacatCAATTTGGGTATGTTTAATGGCGTCAGTTATCATTGATGGTCTCCTAtatattttgatatttttggGTGCGAAAATTTCTAGTACCTTTATACCCTGGCCTGTTAATGAAAACCAACATAAATCAGATATAACAATATCATCTACACTTTCAAAATCCTTTCCATAAACTTTAATAGTATGTTTAACAAATggttttaataaatcaaaatcaTCTTTTATATGAGGtggatataaaaaagaacatttttttttttctagaaAAGCCTGAATTTTTTCACTTTTGCACATATGAATAGTAACTTTATTAGACATATAAAATGTTAATAAACAAAAGTTTCCATAAATTAAATTGATATAGCATAAGCTTCCTAAAATTATAGAAgaatcttcttttaatttatacgTAAATGGTtgtattcttttatttatacttaTACTGTTTAAATCaatatctttatataatatagaaGAATACTGATATTTTGTTGGTATCCCAATTGTatcaataatatttatatttttttttaatttaaatacattataatttaaagttGTATATGGAATGCTCGAAGTTGTAACACcccctttttttcttttgttataAATATCTCCAATatgtttataatttatatactttaaaaatgaattaataaaagtagATTTTCCAACATTTACACATccaacaatatatatatcaattcCTTTATCTAAATCTACATAGTATTTCATTCTTTCTTccaaaatattataattataaaattttagtgcagatataaatattaaatcatttatatGAGAATTCTTTATTTGCCTAACTAAATTTCGAAACCACATTTTCACAATTTCTAAATTAGTTGATTTGGGTAAACAATCTACTTTATTTACCAGccaaattatatttatatctttatttttgcaACCTATGTATAGTTCAGGAAGTATTGTATTTTCAATATTGGTGAtatcaattaaatataaaactaaagatttttttttcatttttttaattaagttATTCATTATGTGGTTTCTATCTCCTTCTATATATTTAGCTGTACTTATATCCATCTTTTCTACATCTAACATTTTAGcatcatttcttttttttaatatatctttcttttcataaatattaatacttCTTTTATCAATGTTATACGAATTATCCTGATAATaactttcttcttttttaaattcctcattatttaattttttagaaataacTTTTTCAGTTTTATCATTTGGAGTTGGATattctatttctttattcTTTTTGTCAGTATAACTATCTTTCGTTTGCATTTGTATGATACTTCcattttttgtattactGGCTTCCATTTTTTGAAAATCTCttgttttttctttagaATAATCGTATTCCTGttgatttttattatcttttaaaatatttttaaaatatttattcatttttttgtttataaatACCATAttgttaaaattaattttatcatatttttcattattccaATTATTAAATACACCTTCTTTGTTCCCATTTAATTTATTGCAACTACTTTCActtgataaattttttttcatttcatcCTTTTCAAAGATATCacttttatcattattattattattaatatcatgtttatttatattattgtagtaatttttattttcgttTTTagtttcttcattttctgattcattgttatttttttctgcTTTTTctaaagatttttttttcgtaTTTTCTgcttttttcttaatatccTCTTGTAACTGTTTTCtacattttattatattttcaattcTATTAATATCAACTTCACATTTTACATCAGCAATTTTATAATGTTGTAATCTATAGCATCTTTTACATAAAacaatttttgtttttactCTAAAATTAGAGAAATTATTAACATCAACTTTAACACCGTCTGGAATTGAATCTACTTCTTCTCCTTTTACTTTGGTATAGAATTTTAATCTTCCATTACTGTATTTTTCATAAACACTAAATGGAACATAgccactttttttttcattagttGTTTGCAAAAACTCACCACAACCAATACAACTAAGTTTTCGTAAGGGattgatataaaaataatcttcttctacttttaaatttttataaatgttacttaaatgaaaaaattttagattTCTTCCATGaacaaattttattagattttttttttttatgaaaaaggAATTTCTTATTATACAATATTTTAAGCATTTAGAACTAAATATCATAATAaacttaaataaaaaataaaaatatttataatacgaaattttaaaatcaaatttataatttaaaattttaatatcaGTGTTAGTGTATTAGCAAATTTTAACCACTATAATTATTACTAATTAATAGgcatttaatataatttctaTATAACATTATAAGATATTCTATACTGAAATTTTAATCAACTTCTATTAAcataaaatttgttttttatttgtttatagaaacacaaaaaatgaagaaaatatgttttttatataagataTATACATGAAAAACTTTTATCTTATTTAGAAATATgttaactttttttcttttttagaaaaaaaaatatgaaaatttgaagtgtaatttttaaaaatattatgatgaacaaaaaaaaattaataatattttgtaGGAACCCAATACGAACCCGTagtatatcttttattattcttttttttttttttttttttctttctttcgAAATATGaacaatattaattttttttttttttttttttatcaataagAATAGGAACAATTCTCACTGATATTATCTATTACAGTACTTTACCAAATGGGCTTTAttatatcttattttttttctttttatatttcaaatcGTTATGTTCAcgtataaaatatatattttattgtaaATATAAACGAATATAAAATcgtatttaaattatttttgaattataaaaatataaaatattattaagataaatattttaataagaaaaaaaaaaaataaatatgcattataaataaacataaaaGACACCTATAAGTGTGATGGatgtattaaaaatgaaaaataatataatttattcaaaGATTAGGataaattttatcttttttatctcatttttttttttataataattttaaggTTGACATCATTATGTCAtactatattttaaaataagaatccttaaaaatttgtatgtataaattttcagaaatttaatatatacaaaaattatttattattattttctatgtttattaaaataatgaacTTCTAGTTTTAATtgaattctttttaaaaaaaaataaaaaaattatgagtTATATGACATATAAAGaaatgtaatttttaatttacattgtagatataaaaaaaaaagttacgcattttttttttctttctttcctcatataaagtatataaatatagaacaagacaaataaaataaaaaaaaatttctaaataaagatatatagaaaatgtataaatactaataatgcaaaaaaaaaaaaaaaaaaaaaattaataaacatatatatccatatatgcatatataatattttttttttctctctaTCAATTTTTTAGTTTAGTTAGCGAAGTTTTCATAAGTTCTGAGTCAAATTCTAAATCTGATATAACACATTTATAAAACTGCTCAATTTGATTAATATGTGGGAGTTGATTTTtactaataaaatttatagcCATACCCTTTGATCCAAATCTTCCTGTTCTTCCAATTCTATGAATGTAAGTTTCCATATTTACTTTTTGATTTTGAAAAGAGCTCGAATTATCTTCTATTCTACCTTGATAAATATATGGCAAATCGAAATTAATAACTAAACTTATAGAAGGGACATCTATACCTCTTGATAATAAATCTGTGCATATTAAAACTTTTgaaattccttttttaaaatcagACATTAATGTATCTCTTGTTTGTGGATCCATTACTAACACATTTGCTTTTTGCACCTGATTTTTTGTAAAACGACTAATTACACTATCTGCACAAATTAAAGTGACGTTATGATTATTATCAGTCATGAATTTGTATAAATTATAAGCTGACTTTTTagaattaacaaaaattacACATTGAGATATAGTCATAGAACAATACAGTTCAgacaaataataatatttttgttcaTCATTTTCTGTGATCAAATAATATTGCTTAACACATTTCAATGTTAAATCTTCTTGTCTAACACTTATTTTGGTTGCTTGAGGGGCAAACTGATCAGCAAATAAGCGAACATCCTTATTATATGTTgcagaaaataaaagaatttggCAGTTTCTTGGTAAAAATCTTTTTATACTTTCTACTTGAGTAGACATATTATTCTTAATATCAATTAAATCATCAGCTTCATCCAAAacaaataactttatattatttgtatCAATATATCTCCTTTTTAAAAAGTCTAATGTTTTTCCTGGAGTTCCTACATATATTTGAAAACCTCCCGATTTACTATATTTTTCGCATAAAGGTACAGCTAAAAAAACTTTcacatttaaatattttgtaaAACTACCTATTACATCATAATTCTGTTGAGATAATTCTCTAGTAGGGCATATACACATAGACTGCAAGGATGACAAActtctattaatttttgataaaatgGCGATAACAAATGTTAACGTTTTTCCTGATCCATTTTGCGATTGTgctattaaatttttattgctatttaaaataattggTAATGCATATGCTTGAATTTTAGAAGGActgaaaaattttaaatatgttaGTATTTGTATTAATTCattatctatttttaattcttcccATGTATTCTTTGAATGATACAACTTAAAATCACTTTGGTTGTTAATGTCATTTGTTTTAGTATAGGATCTATTCAATGTGtctactttatttttatcattatttaatatttttaatttttcaattaaatttACAGCTTCTTCTTCAAATGATTCCTttgtttcattattttcaattaCATATTCATCATTATCTTCTACTAATTcgttatgtttttttttcattaatccATTATTTTCAACATTTGATGAATTTTTCTCATTGAAACTTTGAGTATTTCGATAGATATTTTGATTAATCATATATTCATTTACATTGTTATTATCTAATTTATTTGAGTTCGAATTATTGAAACCCAAATTATTTAACTTATCATTATTCCCTATATTTGTTTCTgggatattttttttatcaacataattatttattaactttgataacatttctttttcagaatattttgaattatGAATCCCATTTgtcttatttatttcatctaatttatttaaattatccaATTTATTACATTCAtttactattttattttcttgttCTGGATTCTTATCATTTATAGTATTAATTCCATTTATTGTAAGATTTTTATTATcctcatttatttttttattttcatctttttctttatcattgGGGCAttgattattatttttattttcaccaattatattttcattatttgatATATGACTtccttcattttttattttctcatTTGCATTAGCACTATTGATATTCAATGCATTTGAAGgcaaattatttttcatttgttcACTCATCATATTTAACATTTGCTGAAGAACTTGAGGATCatccttatttttttgtatataactTAAAAACATATTCATAACATTTTCTcctttattatctttattctcattattttttaaattatcatcTTTAGTTTCTTCATCTTTTAAATTGATATCTTttgaattttcattttttaaaatttcatcattttttagCTCctcatcattttttaaattctcattattttttgactccttaacattttttaaattttcattttctgtATTAAAAGATTCATTTTGTTtactatcttttttttcgTCTTTCTTTTCAGTATTGATATCTTTTGTATccatttttatgttttttattaaaaattaaaaaatataatttttatcttattGTATTTGAATATGCtatcataaatataaaatattgcGGGACAtctacaaaaataaaagtgaatgtgaaatgtataaaattaaattgcTTAAACTCTAAAcaattcaattaaaaatataaaaattcatattttttaaataaatttatgtacccccttattttattttatttaattttttatcaagcttatgttttttatattatattatattattttataatctatatatttattgtgttttatttgttttattttaaatataaaggattaaatatattaattgttgattttttataaatattttttattcatataacGTAATTAtccttaataaaaaatataaaaaaaaaattaaaaaaaaaagttaaaatagttttatatatatatatatatatatatatatatatatatatatatatacatatatatatatacaattacTCCTtaactatttaaaaaaaaaaaaatgcatccaaaagaatttatttcgttgtttttcttatttttaatttattttataaaaatttatttttaaaaatattttgctGTTACAAACATGTTTTTACATAAAAGTCCCCTATCATCATATtacatttattaataaatcataaaaatatatatataataaaaaaatgaataaacaaaataaacaAGAAATAGTTGTGAAAACAATATTTATGATATATAacaattcttttaaatatcttttataaataatgtaaaattaTAGGTATctttaatattctttttttttttttttcgtttaaattaaaagcttcataataaaataaagttaaaagtaacataataatgaaaaaaaaattaaaaaaaaattcatattcctttaaataatacaaaatattaAGATGAAGGAATATATGAAACTTTGTATCATATATGTTATTGCAACACAAGTTTTTAGAGAAAGAGAACAAATTAAATTTAGAAAGCGAAAAATAGttgtaaatgaaaatttcaaaaatatctttgtatttattcaaaaagaaaaataaatttgttAATACTTTAAGAGTGGACTTGTACTATTCAAGCTTTTATAAGACACTTTAAAAACATGTCGtatatcaattt harbors:
- a CDS encoding GTP-binding protein, putative — protein: MIFSSKCLKYCIIRNSFFIKKKNLIKFVHGRNLKFFHLSNIYKNLKVEEDYFYINPLRKLSCIGCGEFLQTTNEKKSGYVPFSVYEKYSNGRLKFYTKVKGEEVDSIPDGVKVDVNNFSNFRVKTKIVLCKRCYRLQHYKIADVKCEVDINRIENIIKCRKQLQEDIKKKAENTKKKSLEKAEKNNNESENEETKNENKNYYNNINKHDINNNNNDKSDIFEKDEMKKNLSSESSCNKLNGNKEGVFNNWNNEKYDKINFNNMVFINKKMNKYFKNILKDNKNQQEYDYSKEKTRDFQKMEASNTKNGSIIQMQTKDSYTDKKNKEIEYPTPNDKTEKVISKKLNNEEFKKEESYYQDNSYNIDKRSINIYEKKDILKKRNDAKMLDVEKMDISTAKYIEGDRNHIMNNLIKKMKKKSLVLYLIDITNIENTILPELYIGCKNKDINIIWLVNKVDCLPKSTNLEIVKMWFRNLVRQIKNSHINDLIFISALKFYNYNILEERMKYYVDLDKGIDIYIVGCVNVGKSTFINSFLKYINYKHIGDIYNKRKKGGVTTSSIPYTTLNYNVFKLKKNINIIDTIGIPTKYQYSSILYKDIDLNSISINKRIQPFTYKLKEDSSIILGSLCYINLIYGNFCLLTFYMSNKVTIHMCKSEKIQAFLEKKKCSFLYPPHIKDDFDLLKPFVKHTIKVYGKDFESVDDIVISDLCWFSLTGQGIKVLEIFAPKNIKIYRRPSMITDAIKHTQIDVFKYKSYRGRTSKILKKKKKLIEELDRLSPNRRVEMKNLTLQREKSQLENLNNFNETSIISDNKDIENIVHYL
- the DBP5 gene encoding ATP-dependent RNA helicase DBP5, putative, which produces MDTKDINTEKKDEKKDSKQNESFNTENENLKNVKESKNNENLKNDEELKNDEILKNENSKDINLKDEETKDDNLKNNENKDNKGENVMNMFLSYIQKNKDDPQVLQQMLNMMSEQMKNNLPSNALNINSANANEKIKNEGSHISNNENIIGENKNNNQCPNDKEKDENKKINEDNKNLTINGINTINDKNPEQENKIVNECNKLDNLNKLDEINKTNGIHNSKYSEKEMLSKLINNYVDKKNIPETNIGNNDKLNNLGFNNSNSNKLDNNNVNEYMINQNIYRNTQSFNEKNSSNVENNGLMKKKHNELVEDNDEYVIENNETKESFEEEAVNLIEKLKILNNDKNKVDTLNRSYTKTNDINNQSDFKLYHSKNTWEELKIDNELIQILTYLKFFSPSKIQAYALPIILNSNKNLIAQSQNGSGKTLTFVIAILSKINRSLSSLQSMCICPTRELSQQNYDVIGSFTKYLNVKVFLAVPLCEKYSKSGGFQIYVGTPGKTLDFLKRRYIDTNNIKLFVLDEADDLIDIKNNMSTQVESIKRFLPRNCQILLFSATYNKDVRLFADQFAPQATKISVRQEDLTLKCVKQYYLITENDEQKYYYLSELYCSMTISQCVIFVNSKKSAYNLYKFMTDNNHNVTLICADSVISRFTKNQVQKANVLVMDPQTRDTLMSDFKKGISKVLICTDLLSRGIDVPSISLVINFDLPYIYQGRIEDNSSSFQNQKVNMETYIHRIGRTGRFGSKGMAINFISKNQLPHINQIEQFYKCVISDLEFDSELMKTSLTKLKN